Proteins found in one Podarcis muralis chromosome 5, rPodMur119.hap1.1, whole genome shotgun sequence genomic segment:
- the ATP5PB gene encoding ATP synthase peripheral stalk subunit b, mitochondrial, whose protein sequence is MLSRLAVRVLAPAGGLKSLAPALPVGAVQIFRPLQTSQQHLAPVPPLPETGGKVRHGIFPEEIFQFLYPKTGVTGPYMLGTGLLLYMLSKELYVVNHETIAGGVMVGIIIYIIKKYGPDVAAIADKLNEDAIAQATAVKNDMIAEHTTAIEEEKKEQWRVEGRHYLFDTKRNNVAIMLETNYRERLFTVYTEVKKRLDYHVAIQHLRRNMEQNHMINWVEQNVRQSITAQQEKESIAKCILDLKALSKSAQATV, encoded by the exons GGCAGTGCAAATATTCAGACCACTTCAGACAAGTCAGCAACACTTGGCTCCTGTGCCACCTCTTCCAGAGACAGGAGGAAAAGTCCGCCATGGAATATTCCCTGAAGAAATTTTCCAATTCTTATACCCTAAAACAGGAGTCACAG GCCCCTATATGCTTGGGACTGGGCTTCTGCTCTATATGCTCTCTAAGGAACTTTACGTAGTTAACCATGAAACAATAGCTGGAGGTGTTATGGTGGGAATTATCATCTACATAATTAAGAAGTACGGTCCAGATGTAGCAGCTATTGCTGACAAACTCAATGAG GATGCTATAGCACAAGCAACAGCCGTGAAAAATGACATGATAGCTGAACACACTACGGCTAttgaagaggagaagaaagagcaGTGGAGGGTGGAGGGTCGTCACTATCTCTTTGATACCAAGCGG AACAATGTTGCTATAATGCTTGAGACAAACTACAGAGAGAGGCTGTTTACTGTATACACAGAAGTGAAGAAGCGGCTGGATTATCATGTGGCAATACAGCATCTCAGGCGGAATATGGAGCAAAATCACATGATCAACTGGGTTGAGCAAAACGTTAGGCAGAGTATTACAGCCCAACAG GAGAAGGAGAGCATTGCTAAGTGCATCTTGGACCTGAAGGCATTGTCAAAGTCTGCACAGGCAACTGTTTAA